DNA sequence from the Tissierellales bacterium genome:
GAAATAAGGTTGACCTAATTGTTCCAGATGGGAAAACTAATCCGTATGAATTTTCTATAAATGGCGGCACAGAAGAAGACGCCCAAAATTGGATTATTGAATATGGAGTTGGGTCACTAAATTCATTTGAAGAGATGAGAACAGCAGAAGATGCAGATGCATGGTATGCAGACTATGATTTAGCATTAGCTGATGGCAGAAATATAACAATGGTGAGAGCTAGAGCAAAAGATGGAATAAATTTAAAGGGAAATACTTCAGCAAGATTGGTGCTATACTATAGAACTAAAGCGGATATGGTAGAGATAGGCGACATTTTGCCGGTCTATGTTGCTGGAAAAGCAGAAAATGTAAATGCCGGTGATTGGAGAACAAGTACTTATGAAGCAGATATAAACAATCATGCAGGTTATGGTGACAGACTGACTATAACAAAAGCATATGCTAGAATCAAAAAGCTATTTGACGATTCACTAGAGGAAACAGGTCAAATTTCAATAAAGAATTCAGATCCAGTAGAGGTTTCATATAGATTAAACTTTACATTATCTACAGATGCAGGACTTGGAAAAGAAGTAGTTGAGGCAGATGTTAAAATAGTTGATACTATAAAATCAAGCTTTATGGAATATATTCCAAATAGTGCTACATTAGATGGTGAAGAAATAGATAATGAGACAATAAAGAAGTTAGCTGGTGGAGAGACCGAAATAACTTGGGAAATTCCGAATTGCCCAGTTAATGACTTGAGTAAATTACTGGTTTATGATACAAGAGTATCTGAAAATACACCAGACAAAGAGACAATAGAAAATGAAGTGGTTATTTCATCTCCACTAGATGTTAGTGGTGTTGAAAAAAGAACTAGTATTGCAACTCTTGAAGTTACAAATAACAATGCATGGGGAATCAGAGAGGAAGTAGAAAAAGATGTAGTTGAAATTGGGGAACCATTTGGTTTCAATATATATTATTCAAATTTCCAAAAAGAACCTATTAATGACTTAATATTCATGGCAAAGACACCAATTAGTGAAGCTTCAAGTTTTGATGGTGATTATTCTCTAGAAAGCTTTACGGCTGAAAATGGAGAGTCACTTTATGTTACTACAGAAGATGTATCTGATAAAGATTTTTCTTCATTAATGCAGCTTCAAGACACAGGAAATATTGCTTGGGAGAGTTATAATCCAGCTATTCACAAAATGGGAATTACGGCAATTAGATTTGATAGAGCAAATCTTCCTGGTAACACAGTAAATCAAAGAATCAGATTGGGATTGTTACCAAGTATGAATGTTGAAGGGAACTACTATACACATCAAACACCAGGATATAGTGATACGGTGAGAGACATTGTGGTTCAATCTAAAAGAGTTAGAACAGATGTAGTTTCAAGTGAAATTGGTAGATACGTTTGGAGAGACAAAAACGAAGATGGAATAAGAACTGCTGATGAAACTCCATTCGAGGGAGTGGAACTCATATTATATTCATGGGATTCATTATCAGGAGACTATGTTGAAAAGCAAAGAACTACAACGGATAGTAATGGATACTATGAATTTGATGGATTACATTCAGGAAAATACAAAGTTGAAGTAGTCAAAACTGGAGTATTGGACGATTATAGATTGGTAAGTGATCCAGATATAAATATGGACAATGAACATCAAGTAGATTTGGGAATAGATGAAGCATATATGTTAGCAAACTTTGGATACAATAAAGATGAGGTAGATCCTGATCCAAAGCCAGAACCACCAAAGCCGAAACCAGAGCCAGAGCCAGATCCATCAACAGCTAAAATCGGTAAATTTGTTTGGGTAGATGAAAATGAGAATGGAATGAAAGACAATGATGAGAGTGTTTTAGCAGATGTGAATATTGGTCTTTATATAAAAAACACTGCAGGGACATATGTTTTGAAAGCTCAAACAAAAACAGATAAACAAGGTAATTATGAGTTTTCAGGATTGAAAGCAGGAGAATATAGAGTAGAGATACTAGATAGCGATGTACTCGAAAATTACAAGTTAGTAAGTGATCCAGATTCAATAGAGGATGGAAAGCATCAGGTGAGATTATCTAGAGCACAGAGTTATATGCTAGCAAACTTTGGATATAAAAAGAAGGCGGATCCAAAGCCGAAACCAGAGCCACCGAAGCCAGATCCAGATCCTGAGCCAAAACCTCAAAAGCTTAATGCATCTATTGGTGAGTATATTTGGTATGACAAAGATTCAGATGGAAAAAGAGATTCTAAAGAATCAGGATTTGAAGACGTAGAAATCAGACTATACTTGTTAGATAAAGATAGTGATGATTATGAATTACATTTGACTACAGA
Encoded proteins:
- a CDS encoding sortase — protein: NKVDLIVPDGKTNPYEFSINGGTEEDAQNWIIEYGVGSLNSFEEMRTAEDADAWYADYDLALADGRNITMVRARAKDGINLKGNTSARLVLYYRTKADMVEIGDILPVYVAGKAENVNAGDWRTSTYEADINNHAGYGDRLTITKAYARIKKLFDDSLEETGQISIKNSDPVEVSYRLNFTLSTDAGLGKEVVEADVKIVDTIKSSFMEYIPNSATLDGEEIDNETIKKLAGGETEITWEIPNCPVNDLSKLLVYDTRVSENTPDKETIENEVVISSPLDVSGVEKRTSIATLEVTNNNAWGIREEVEKDVVEIGEPFGFNIYYSNFQKEPINDLIFMAKTPISEASSFDGDYSLESFTAENGESLYVTTEDVSDKDFSSLMQLQDTGNIAWESYNPAIHKMGITAIRFDRANLPGNTVNQRIRLGLLPSMNVEGNYYTHQTPGYSDTVRDIVVQSKRVRTDVVSSEIGRYVWRDKNEDGIRTADETPFEGVELILYSWDSLSGDYVEKQRTTTDSNGYYEFDGLHSGKYKVEVVKTGVLDDYRLVSDPDINMDNEHQVDLGIDEAYMLANFGYNKDEVDPDPKPEPPKPKPEPEPDPSTAKIGKFVWVDENENGMKDNDESVLADVNIGLYIKNTAGTYVLKAQTKTDKQGNYEFSGLKAGEYRVEILDSDVLENYKLVSDPDSIEDGKHQVRLSRAQSYMLANFGYKKKADPKPKPEPPKPDPDPEPKPQKLNASIGEYIWYDKDSDGKRDSKESGFEDVEIRLYLLDKDSDDYELHLTTETDSDGYYLFEKLAPGTYKVEVDKRDDELDGFDLVSDPDSKKDHRHVVELEANEKYRKANFGYDKEPKESKPKKKKPRPRPKPEPKPEPKPEPKPEPPKPKPDPKPNPRPNVPKPKPQDISATIEEYVWHDENENGIRDINETGFAGVTLVLLKQNAQTGNYTDIGRTRTNAEGNYIFSNLAAGTYRVDVMKVGELMDYTLVSDPDSIKDNAHTVVLSAGEHYKLANFGYNKIEKSEPKLDPKPDIKKPKTKEELIIPEGIIELPQTGAIDENQIDPKLDAERHESEIVAYRESTSKELTLVENKKNEQNELINKPKNPIVGILQIPVIKFKQTIRRGATKENLNLGASMIDTNYVLGASGNLSIANHRNIKTYGKNFNRLGEVKKDHKIIVEGDNKIYTYVVTKTFKAKKDEVWVVGHDYDKKEITLLTCDYVNGKTVRMVVRGELLEVKEKPMTNEETIINN